Proteins from a genomic interval of Tumebacillus sp. BK434:
- a CDS encoding globin-coupled sensor protein, whose translation MAVQLSQQWAKVWKYSGLREADLQVLASHRQLFEASKREVVDRFYEELEKHPALQEIVHDHSTIDRLKGTQIDYYLSLAGGVIDDAYVATRERIGLVHARIGLTPDWFMSATNVYVSLFSELVEGHDEEVALLRAFTKRLLFDSSIILQQYDNTYRQNMEQISNDIETSMRHVSTIATHYAVSAESLSHAQENIAESMKNLTGYSKEIESVIRLVMGIANQTHLLGLNAQIESVRAGEHGRGFGVVANEVRKLSEEVKRSSKDIQSSVERIIKQVAEMNDQTASTLSIATDQAAYAQELNALIEEVEAATNEWNQRARSKQQAQMK comes from the coding sequence TTGGCGGTTCAATTGAGTCAGCAATGGGCAAAGGTGTGGAAATACAGCGGCCTGCGCGAAGCAGATCTGCAGGTGCTGGCATCGCATCGTCAATTGTTTGAGGCGAGCAAACGTGAGGTGGTCGACCGCTTCTATGAGGAGCTGGAAAAGCATCCTGCGCTGCAGGAGATCGTGCACGATCACAGCACGATCGATCGCTTGAAGGGAACGCAGATCGACTACTATCTCTCGCTGGCCGGCGGCGTGATTGACGATGCCTATGTGGCGACGCGGGAACGGATCGGTCTGGTGCATGCGCGCATCGGACTGACGCCGGACTGGTTCATGAGTGCAACCAACGTGTATGTGAGCCTGTTCTCTGAGCTGGTGGAAGGGCATGACGAGGAGGTCGCCTTGCTGCGGGCGTTTACGAAGCGTCTGCTGTTCGATTCCTCGATCATCTTGCAGCAGTACGACAACACGTACCGTCAGAACATGGAGCAGATCTCCAATGATATCGAGACGTCGATGCGCCATGTGTCGACGATTGCGACGCATTATGCGGTATCGGCGGAGTCGCTGTCCCATGCGCAGGAGAACATCGCGGAGTCGATGAAGAATCTCACCGGCTACAGCAAGGAGATCGAGTCGGTGATCCGCTTGGTCATGGGCATCGCCAACCAGACGCACCTGCTGGGTCTGAACGCGCAGATCGAGTCGGTGCGCGCCGGAGAGCACGGGCGCGGGTTTGGCGTGGTCGCCAACGAAGTGCGCAAGCTGTCCGAAGAGGTCAAGCGCTCTTCGAAAGACATCCAGAGCTCGGTCGAGCGCATCATCAAGCAGGTGGCGGAGATGAACGATCAGACCGCTTCGACTCTGTCGATCGCCACCGATCAGGCGGCGTACGCGCAGGAGCTGAATGCCTTGATCGAAGAGGTGGAAGCGGCAACGAACGAATGGAATCAGCGTGCCCGCTCGAAACAGCAAGCACAGATGAAATAA
- a CDS encoding spore coat protein: protein MPFGAHETMEVHEVLNEQICLIDHLAMYAEMCSDPALLQLVHRHRTHALTHYNQLAAYTHDYRAAVPNEVQFSQVTSPRNIQYGLHNPAPVAPMGLDQFYDAQIARSLLLAHKNSAKNQLSASLECADPYIRQMLLNGANACNYHAYEVFEYLNARGMYQVPTMSDHTAKTFLHTYQTR, encoded by the coding sequence ATGCCATTTGGAGCTCATGAAACGATGGAAGTCCACGAGGTGCTAAATGAACAGATCTGCCTGATCGACCACCTCGCGATGTATGCGGAGATGTGCAGCGACCCGGCACTGTTGCAACTGGTGCACCGTCACCGAACCCACGCGCTGACTCATTACAATCAACTGGCCGCCTACACGCACGACTACCGCGCCGCCGTGCCGAACGAGGTGCAGTTCTCCCAAGTCACGTCGCCGCGCAACATTCAGTACGGGCTGCACAATCCGGCTCCGGTCGCTCCGATGGGGCTCGACCAGTTCTACGATGCGCAGATCGCGCGCTCACTGTTGCTCGCCCACAAAAACTCGGCGAAAAACCAGCTGTCCGCTTCGCTGGAATGCGCCGACCCGTACATTCGCCAGATGCTGCTCAACGGCGCCAACGCCTGTAACTACCATGCTTATGAGGTGTTCGAATATCTGAACGCGCGCGGGATGTACCAAGTGCCGACGATGAGCGATCACACGGCGAAGACGTTTTTGCACACCTACCAAACGCGCTAA
- a CDS encoding polymorphic toxin-type HINT domain-containing protein — protein sequence MSILLSAALLLGTLQGTTITAQATEELPKLGKDVSFSEPPTEPVELVEERTENSKSFRNPDGSTTVKVYGQRIHYKDPNTDRWLPIDSNLEVKANGHLRNKANRFSVELKNRANAGFVDFTYEGTGLSFRPLFARAVNAAVEGNELTYENVAPNSDLTYDVTANGLKETIILKDASAPAVYSFEMKSSNLSYQENEDGSVSFFKKGESVPTLNLQTPFMVDANKNISYDVDYQFHTDEGTGTTYLDVVADSAWLQDPERAYPVQIDPTIEAEYNAQVKDTTVESFSPNSACRNENGTCVKFTDWDHTLIGYGVDHGYTRSLYQFQLPKLPNGAVVSNAYFAVQNDTTWVTNETPVVEARRIKQPWVHDTVTWNQANTAGFVDDVNKASYTAKATPGDWWYFDVTKIAKDWYDLKQPNYGMELRYQNESLVLRQLIASYANNGTHYGPALEITYVSDPLGGQSYWTFDGPVNMANRNLYLSGTDISYPGVGVDLNLYRAYNSRSTESGVFGYGWSSPLDVQLQKLDDGSFRLKEADGTIHFFEQNAAKTGYQPLPGLYWTLEKSGTNWLIKTPQKTTYTFVDEWLTEIRDAADNTVTYVRDANKKVSSIKDKKGNAITLTYGTNGKVAAATDPAAKQWSYFYDGSGNLTKVTEPAAAPVGGDFVYRYDSDRRLVASVTPEGKATYYQYADENVITAINPANGMTNSNFEVDSDGDQIPDHLIRSEGQPTGLKDTTAGSPYGQAIKVNVATGSSTPYSVYLSEKISVNPAQPHTLSGYVKATQSSGAHYTILSLLAYNASGTLIGEVEQAARPTVQGTAAWKQIAKTYTSLPAGTAFVSVKMAATNGTGAGTSWFDAIQFEQSSEAGEFVSGAQYTAYAPTKQAASYDGEGKKNLYQYNENMNMEMLQRDPSGMKLTDKYSWSSNERTSHTDPMGRVWTYQYNDQGSLTYSKDPLSHEEWNSYDAAQNLVAHQGPRGSNEKFYYTYDSGKNQKTSRDPYYTSQAKEHNADGNPTSETNFLGWADNLVDNSSFENAPNADGTPAHFSFNAGQKEMWSHEADAFVGKQAIRLSAANSNSLGYTVLQSDLVTVNPATEYVLAGYLKATQQSGTQNTVLSVMVYSSSDVYLGEVGKLSLNGSFGWQRWNTAIRPGDFPANTAKVRVKLANANSTGAGSSYFDAVQLQQNPVDTAYNLLDNSSFERKAAGVELPESWEPTALSGDYKWVTAVPGVGTNVYAGSRALSVATTSDTTGSTGYNYAQMIPYESDKAYNFSAFAKTVSGATATLKIAMFDANGTLLEAVSNSQYGTSDWKRLAVELPKGQAVAGTVTLKPLLRTGTATGTVYFDNVRLQSESVTTRYEYKTGTGWISKATNANGNGITYDYDASGNPKVITSPKGYVTNQSYDVLNRLSEVTLPGGALTTRYSYDRDGQLLSIKDQAVSGESRETKFKYNVLDQIAETIDPLGNSIKYSYTSNGNLKQTNLPTGQTVSYAYDKADRMTDVLHNGTKRYQYSNIDANGNIKEVKDLGLAFSWLANYDELNRMTLWKDNQAQVSYSYDQVGNVTQKTFTPLGSTSGKTEWFSYNLVDQPIAMTDADGKKIRFLFNEHDQLSTLQKGNNTIMRAEYDNLGQVTELRNQTNSGALLSSFAYQYDEESNLTSIQDQSGKTLNFVYTPTGELEKEVSSTGNEVSYTYDAFGNREQRVQKLADGTETITTYQYDPTHTQLVKVNDTAWSYDAAGRLKSNGKFLFDWDAEDRLTAIKLAADNSAVASYEYDHLGRRVVERIREHTTQFLYNGNSNRVVAEFSGGVLQKYYTWSPTGQLLSITDSYGGGATYYTVHNHRGDVINLTDAEGNIAATYEYDTWGVLLSESGAAAKLNPYLYAGYRYDRETGLYYLNARYYDPTAVRLLSKDPLSQMPEYVYVHNNPVTIVDPTGLADQEPGQYGGSGGGNSSVGYGLAYGLEKAFGYLGNKIKQGVTKAKKWVDDLFEGVGKKGCNCFTAGTKVLTNVGERPIEDIQVGDLVLAKNDVSGEMAFKEVEWLFKRNVEETYNVFVGNEVLTTTDEHPFWIVGKGWVEAKHLEVGDVLTTSKGLELSIRKLVIRKEHKTVYNFMVKDFHSYFVSNLGIWTHNSCKYQPSSVTGTGDHLRRSFEIEGNSVRINSGHGYNRSHRSGSVQGIGTMDEIEGAILSDVTTLITSRVALPTKNTLQRTISVNGSNVGYDLMKIKDGIVSISTYYPK from the coding sequence ATGAGCATTTTATTATCCGCAGCGCTTCTGCTGGGGACCCTGCAGGGGACTACAATCACCGCGCAGGCGACAGAAGAGTTGCCGAAGCTTGGTAAAGATGTTTCGTTTTCCGAGCCGCCAACAGAACCGGTCGAACTGGTCGAAGAGCGGACGGAGAACTCCAAAAGCTTTCGCAACCCGGATGGAAGCACGACCGTCAAAGTGTATGGGCAAAGGATTCATTACAAAGACCCGAACACCGATCGTTGGCTTCCGATCGACTCCAATTTGGAGGTCAAAGCGAACGGTCACTTGCGAAACAAAGCAAACCGATTTTCCGTCGAGTTAAAAAACCGGGCAAACGCAGGTTTTGTTGATTTTACCTACGAAGGGACGGGGCTGTCTTTTCGCCCACTCTTTGCAAGAGCAGTCAATGCTGCTGTCGAAGGAAATGAACTGACCTATGAAAATGTAGCGCCCAATTCTGATCTGACCTACGATGTGACAGCAAACGGATTAAAAGAAACGATCATCCTCAAGGACGCATCCGCACCTGCTGTCTATTCGTTTGAAATGAAATCATCCAATCTTTCGTATCAAGAGAACGAGGACGGCTCCGTCTCTTTCTTTAAAAAAGGAGAGAGCGTCCCAACGCTGAATTTGCAAACACCGTTTATGGTGGATGCCAATAAGAACATTTCGTACGATGTCGATTATCAATTTCACACCGATGAAGGAACAGGAACCACGTATCTGGACGTTGTGGCCGATTCCGCATGGTTGCAAGATCCAGAACGTGCATATCCGGTTCAAATCGACCCTACGATCGAAGCTGAATATAACGCGCAAGTGAAAGACACAACGGTTGAGTCATTCAGTCCGAATTCTGCATGCAGAAATGAAAATGGAACCTGTGTGAAATTCACCGATTGGGATCACACGCTGATCGGCTACGGTGTTGACCACGGGTATACACGTTCGCTCTATCAGTTTCAATTGCCTAAATTACCAAACGGTGCAGTGGTTAGCAACGCCTACTTTGCTGTACAAAATGACACCACTTGGGTAACAAATGAAACACCGGTTGTCGAAGCACGGCGTATCAAACAACCGTGGGTGCATGATACGGTGACCTGGAATCAGGCCAATACAGCAGGCTTTGTTGATGATGTGAACAAGGCTTCTTATACCGCCAAAGCAACCCCGGGTGACTGGTGGTATTTCGATGTCACCAAGATCGCAAAAGATTGGTACGATCTGAAACAGCCGAATTACGGTATGGAATTGCGCTATCAGAACGAATCGCTCGTCTTGCGACAACTGATCGCTTCCTATGCAAACAATGGCACACATTACGGGCCGGCCTTGGAAATCACGTATGTTTCTGATCCTTTGGGCGGTCAGTCCTATTGGACGTTTGACGGCCCGGTGAATATGGCCAACCGCAATCTCTACTTGTCCGGCACCGACATTTCCTATCCGGGAGTCGGGGTTGATCTCAATCTCTACCGTGCCTACAACAGCAGATCCACGGAGTCTGGTGTCTTCGGTTACGGGTGGAGTTCACCGCTGGATGTTCAACTTCAAAAGTTGGATGATGGCTCGTTCAGGCTGAAGGAAGCGGACGGTACGATTCATTTCTTTGAGCAGAATGCGGCGAAGACAGGCTATCAGCCGCTGCCTGGATTGTACTGGACGCTGGAGAAATCGGGCACGAACTGGCTGATCAAGACCCCGCAGAAAACGACTTACACATTTGTCGACGAATGGCTGACCGAAATCCGTGACGCTGCAGACAACACCGTCACCTATGTGCGAGATGCTAACAAAAAGGTCAGCAGCATCAAAGACAAAAAAGGCAACGCCATCACCTTGACCTACGGTACCAACGGCAAGGTAGCGGCTGCGACCGATCCGGCGGCGAAACAGTGGTCGTATTTCTATGACGGTTCCGGCAACCTGACCAAGGTGACCGAGCCGGCGGCGGCGCCTGTGGGCGGTGATTTCGTTTATCGCTATGACAGTGACCGCAGGCTGGTCGCGTCGGTGACTCCGGAAGGAAAGGCCACGTATTATCAGTACGCAGACGAGAACGTCATTACTGCGATCAACCCTGCAAACGGCATGACGAACAGCAACTTCGAAGTTGATTCGGACGGCGACCAGATCCCGGATCATTTGATCAGAAGCGAGGGGCAGCCGACAGGGCTTAAAGATACAACTGCAGGTTCGCCTTATGGTCAAGCGATAAAAGTCAACGTTGCTACAGGTTCGAGCACGCCATATTCGGTCTACCTTTCGGAAAAAATCTCGGTCAACCCGGCGCAACCGCATACGCTCAGCGGATATGTAAAAGCTACTCAATCCTCGGGTGCCCACTATACGATCTTGTCTTTGCTCGCATACAACGCAAGCGGAACGTTGATCGGAGAGGTTGAGCAGGCCGCGCGCCCTACGGTTCAAGGGACGGCTGCTTGGAAGCAGATCGCGAAGACGTACACGTCGCTGCCGGCGGGAACCGCATTTGTCAGCGTGAAAATGGCTGCCACAAATGGAACGGGAGCCGGGACGAGCTGGTTTGATGCCATCCAGTTCGAACAGTCTTCTGAGGCAGGCGAATTCGTCTCCGGGGCACAGTACACCGCCTACGCGCCGACGAAGCAAGCTGCAAGCTATGACGGCGAAGGCAAGAAAAACTTGTACCAATACAATGAAAACATGAATATGGAGATGCTGCAGCGCGATCCGTCAGGTATGAAACTAACCGACAAATACAGCTGGAGCTCGAATGAAAGAACGTCCCATACCGACCCGATGGGACGCGTATGGACCTATCAGTACAATGATCAGGGCAGTCTGACCTACAGCAAAGATCCGCTCAGCCATGAAGAATGGAACTCTTACGACGCGGCTCAAAACCTTGTCGCCCACCAAGGTCCGCGCGGCAGTAATGAAAAGTTCTATTACACGTATGACAGCGGGAAAAATCAAAAGACGTCCCGTGACCCGTATTACACGAGCCAAGCCAAAGAGCACAATGCGGACGGCAATCCGACCAGTGAAACCAACTTCCTCGGCTGGGCGGATAATCTCGTCGACAACAGCAGTTTTGAAAACGCGCCAAACGCTGACGGAACTCCGGCTCATTTCAGCTTTAACGCAGGGCAGAAAGAGATGTGGTCACATGAGGCGGATGCTTTTGTAGGCAAACAAGCAATCCGTTTGTCTGCAGCGAATAGCAATTCCCTTGGCTACACGGTGCTACAGTCAGATCTTGTAACCGTAAATCCTGCAACGGAATATGTTCTTGCAGGCTATCTGAAGGCAACCCAGCAGTCGGGCACGCAGAACACTGTACTGTCCGTGATGGTCTACAGCAGCAGCGATGTGTACCTTGGCGAAGTCGGCAAGCTCAGCCTAAACGGATCGTTTGGGTGGCAGCGCTGGAACACGGCGATTCGGCCAGGCGACTTCCCGGCGAATACGGCAAAAGTGCGCGTGAAGCTGGCCAATGCAAACAGTACGGGTGCAGGCAGTTCTTATTTTGATGCCGTCCAGTTGCAGCAAAATCCGGTGGACACTGCCTACAACCTGCTCGATAATTCCAGTTTCGAGCGCAAAGCGGCAGGTGTGGAACTCCCGGAATCTTGGGAACCAACCGCACTCAGTGGAGACTATAAATGGGTGACTGCCGTACCGGGCGTGGGAACGAATGTATACGCGGGCAGTCGCGCCTTGTCTGTTGCGACCACAAGTGATACAACAGGTTCGACGGGGTATAACTATGCGCAGATGATCCCGTATGAATCTGACAAGGCGTACAACTTCAGCGCTTTTGCCAAAACCGTGAGCGGCGCAACCGCAACCCTTAAAATTGCAATGTTTGATGCAAATGGCACCTTGCTGGAAGCTGTCTCGAACAGCCAGTATGGCACGAGTGACTGGAAGCGTTTAGCGGTAGAGTTGCCGAAAGGGCAGGCAGTAGCGGGTACAGTAACTCTCAAACCGCTGCTTCGAACAGGGACTGCGACAGGAACCGTCTATTTTGACAATGTGCGCCTGCAGTCAGAAAGCGTGACGACCCGTTATGAATACAAGACGGGCACCGGTTGGATCAGCAAAGCGACCAACGCGAACGGGAACGGCATCACGTACGACTATGATGCTTCGGGCAATCCGAAAGTGATCACCAGTCCGAAAGGGTATGTCACGAACCAAAGCTACGATGTTCTGAATCGATTGTCCGAGGTAACGCTTCCGGGAGGTGCCTTGACTACTCGATACTCCTACGACCGAGACGGACAACTGCTCTCGATCAAAGATCAGGCGGTGTCCGGCGAGAGCAGAGAGACGAAATTCAAGTACAACGTACTTGATCAAATCGCTGAAACGATCGATCCGCTTGGGAATTCCATCAAGTACTCCTACACGTCTAATGGGAATTTGAAACAAACGAATCTGCCTACCGGGCAGACCGTTTCCTATGCGTACGACAAAGCGGACCGCATGACCGATGTTTTGCATAACGGCACAAAGCGTTATCAGTACTCAAACATCGATGCGAACGGGAACATCAAAGAGGTCAAAGACCTGGGTCTGGCCTTCTCCTGGTTGGCAAACTATGACGAATTGAACCGCATGACACTCTGGAAAGACAACCAGGCACAAGTCTCCTATTCGTATGATCAGGTTGGCAATGTCACGCAAAAAACCTTCACCCCCCTTGGCAGCACCAGCGGGAAGACAGAATGGTTCTCCTATAATCTGGTCGATCAGCCAATCGCGATGACCGATGCGGATGGCAAAAAGATCCGCTTCCTGTTTAACGAGCACGACCAGCTTTCCACGCTGCAAAAGGGCAACAACACGATCATGCGCGCGGAGTATGACAATCTGGGGCAAGTTACTGAGTTGCGCAACCAGACGAATTCTGGCGCTTTGTTATCTTCGTTTGCGTACCAGTATGATGAAGAGAGCAACCTCACCTCGATCCAAGATCAGAGCGGTAAGACGTTGAACTTCGTGTATACGCCGACAGGGGAACTTGAGAAAGAGGTCAGCTCGACCGGCAATGAAGTGTCCTACACGTACGATGCATTTGGGAACCGGGAACAGCGGGTTCAAAAACTGGCTGACGGTACGGAGACGATCACAACGTATCAATATGATCCGACCCACACTCAGTTGGTCAAAGTCAATGATACTGCGTGGTCGTACGATGCAGCCGGCCGTCTCAAGTCGAACGGAAAATTCCTCTTCGACTGGGATGCAGAAGACCGTCTCACAGCGATTAAACTCGCAGCAGATAACTCGGCTGTAGCCTCGTACGAGTATGACCACTTGGGCCGCCGTGTGGTGGAACGAATCCGGGAGCATACCACTCAGTTTTTATACAACGGCAACAGCAACCGTGTTGTAGCCGAGTTTTCCGGCGGTGTTCTGCAGAAGTACTACACATGGAGTCCTACGGGACAACTGTTGAGCATTACGGACAGCTATGGCGGCGGCGCTACCTACTACACCGTTCATAATCACCGCGGGGATGTCATTAATCTGACAGATGCGGAAGGCAATATTGCGGCAACGTACGAGTATGATACGTGGGGCGTGCTCCTATCCGAGTCAGGGGCTGCTGCGAAGCTCAATCCGTATTTGTATGCGGGGTATCGGTATGATCGGGAAACAGGGCTGTATTACCTAAATGCTAGATATTACGATCCAACAGCGGTACGTTTGCTTAGTAAAGATCCTTTGTCTCAAATGCCAGAGTATGTGTATGTGCACAACAATCCAGTAACCATTGTTGACCCAACCGGGCTTGCAGACCAAGAGCCAGGTCAATACGGTGGGTCAGGTGGCGGTAACTCGTCTGTTGGTTATGGGCTGGCATATGGGTTGGAAAAAGCATTCGGGTATTTGGGAAATAAAATAAAGCAAGGGGTTACTAAGGCAAAGAAGTGGGTGGACGATCTTTTTGAGGGAGTAGGGAAAAAGGGCTGCAATTGCTTTACCGCCGGCACCAAGGTTCTCACTAATGTGGGGGAGAGGCCTATCGAGGATATTCAAGTAGGTGATCTTGTACTTGCCAAAAACGATGTCTCAGGCGAGATGGCCTTTAAGGAGGTTGAATGGCTATTCAAACGAAATGTTGAAGAAACATATAATGTTTTTGTGGGTAACGAGGTTCTTACAACAACTGACGAGCATCCATTCTGGATTGTTGGGAAGGGTTGGGTGGAAGCTAAGCACCTTGAAGTTGGGGATGTACTAACCACATCTAAGGGACTGGAGTTATCCATTAGAAAACTTGTGATTAGAAAAGAACACAAGACCGTGTACAATTTTATGGTGAAGGACTTCCATTCGTACTTTGTTTCGAATCTAGGAATATGGACGCATAATAGTTGTAAGTATCAGCCAAGTTCTGTAACTGGGACAGGGGACCACTTAAGACGATCATTTGAAATCGAAGGGAACAGTGTCCGAATAAATAGCGGACATGGGTACAATCGAAGTCATAGATCTGGTAGCGTACAGGGAATTGGCACCATGGATGAAATTGAAGGAGCTATATTAAGTGATGTAACAACATTGATTACATCAAGGGTAGCATTACCCACGAAAAACACATTACAAAGAACTATATCGGTAAATGGAAGTAACGTAGGATACGATCTTATGAAAATAAAAGATGGGATAGTTAGTATTTCCACATACTATCCTAAGTGA
- a CDS encoding YxiJ family protein — protein MWHKEVLSIISDMHKFIMVNPFPYEGTSKIKVDFERDFALLEDESLNADFNEYCAVIVGTTSYLLKGNGDKIPNRQIELLSKGFFERFPQYHFIESNLEKYPDFQNENNNHERLRRVIIYFGTVQRG, from the coding sequence ATGTGGCACAAAGAAGTTTTATCAATAATATCGGACATGCATAAATTCATCATGGTGAATCCTTTTCCATATGAGGGGACGAGTAAAATAAAGGTTGATTTTGAAAGAGATTTTGCATTGCTTGAAGATGAAAGTTTGAACGCTGACTTTAATGAATATTGCGCTGTGATTGTTGGAACGACGAGTTATCTTCTGAAGGGTAATGGTGACAAAATCCCAAATCGGCAAATTGAATTGTTGAGTAAGGGTTTTTTTGAACGGTTTCCTCAGTATCATTTTATTGAATCAAATCTGGAGAAGTATCCCGACTTTCAAAATGAAAACAACAATCATGAGAGGTTAAGGAGGGTAATAATTTACTTCGGCACCGTTCAAAGAGGCTGA
- a CDS encoding VOC family protein has product MKLGAFCVSLTVKDIHRSKAFYEKLGFHARGGDITQNWLVMKNENCVIGLFQGMFDKNILTFNPGWNQDAEHLDSFTDVRELQNQLKEQGINLQTEADESTTGPAYLTLEDPDGNQILIDQHR; this is encoded by the coding sequence ATGAAGCTAGGTGCATTTTGCGTAAGTTTAACTGTCAAAGACATTCACCGCTCAAAAGCCTTTTACGAAAAACTAGGTTTTCACGCCCGAGGTGGCGATATTACTCAAAATTGGCTGGTTATGAAAAATGAAAATTGTGTGATCGGCCTCTTCCAAGGCATGTTTGACAAAAACATCCTGACCTTCAATCCAGGGTGGAATCAAGATGCCGAACACCTCGATTCGTTTACGGACGTTCGTGAACTTCAAAATCAGCTGAAAGAACAAGGCATAAATCTTCAAACTGAAGCAGACGAATCAACTACAGGACCGGCATATTTGACACTTGAAGATCCTGACGGTAATCAGATTCTGATCGATCAGCACAGATAA
- a CDS encoding AAC(3) family N-acetyltransferase, whose product MSEQNTIDVVTMPRTRQSLADDLRALGLKEGMTVIVHSSLSSLGWVCGGAVAVVQALMDVLTEEGTLVMPTHSSEFSDPALWQNPPVPKEWHEIIRETMPAFDPLFTPTRNMGKIVDTFRTFPGVLRSNHPHVSFAAWGKHKELVTDNHSLDYGLGDRSPLARIYDLDGYVLLLGVGHDRNTSLHLSENRAPGTVKEMLGSPIIRDGQRVWATFAEIEIDSDQFPEAGEQFEAAHPIQSGKVGSADAKLIGQRALVDFGTAYFAKKRGF is encoded by the coding sequence ATGAGCGAACAAAATACAATCGACGTAGTTACAATGCCACGCACGCGGCAGAGTCTGGCAGACGACCTGCGGGCTTTGGGCTTGAAGGAAGGGATGACTGTAATCGTCCACTCCTCGCTCTCCTCGCTGGGTTGGGTCTGCGGGGGCGCGGTCGCCGTCGTGCAGGCTTTGATGGATGTGCTGACCGAGGAAGGGACGCTGGTCATGCCAACTCATTCGTCGGAGTTCTCCGACCCGGCCTTGTGGCAGAATCCGCCGGTGCCGAAGGAGTGGCATGAGATCATTCGCGAGACGATGCCGGCGTTCGACCCGCTGTTCACGCCGACCCGGAACATGGGCAAGATTGTCGATACGTTCCGCACCTTCCCCGGTGTGCTCCGCTCCAATCACCCGCATGTTTCGTTTGCGGCATGGGGCAAGCACAAGGAACTGGTGACGGACAACCATTCGCTCGACTATGGGCTCGGCGATCGGTCGCCGCTCGCCCGCATCTATGATCTGGACGGCTATGTGCTGCTGTTGGGGGTCGGACACGACCGCAACACGTCGCTGCATCTGTCGGAAAACCGTGCGCCGGGCACCGTCAAGGAGATGCTCGGCTCGCCGATTATCAGGGACGGTCAGCGCGTCTGGGCGACGTTTGCAGAAATTGAGATCGATTCTGACCAATTCCCAGAAGCGGGCGAACAGTTCGAAGCGGCTCACCCGATCCAGTCTGGTAAGGTCGGCTCGGCAGACGCCAAGCTAATCGGGCAGCGGGCGTTGGTCGATTTCGGCACAGCGTATTTTGCGAAGAAGCGGGGCTTCTAA
- a CDS encoding alpha/beta hydrolase-fold protein has translation MAEIQASPALAHLEQQLKNGHAEALTAFWDYIAKEGAPLIEETENEDEVLLTFLWQAEAEADENVYILGGPAGWKLEEAKLVQLLDTNVYYRTLRTPLRSVAEYYVSPHDTFGDDWSARLQNLQEDPLNLHFLVHPANPDKPATQDTTTAVLVYPGFEPNPYRAVRQHAPHGEITQHRLKSEILENERSVWVYTPPGYTADGEPYSVLVLFDGFEYDKIVTAPTILDNLLADGKISPVVTVFVNANDRRNEEMRGTAMFAQFAAEEVTSFVREHYNVSTDPERAAIGGCSNGGLMGLIVAMQHPDIYGNVLSQSGSFAWGYDGEPEWFMHQLEKAEQVHLRVYMDVGTCEQPDIFEANHAIRDQLRQKGARVHYAEFKGGHDWVCWRETFADAVVALFGN, from the coding sequence ATGGCAGAAATCCAAGCAAGCCCTGCGCTCGCCCACCTGGAACAGCAGTTGAAAAACGGGCATGCAGAAGCGCTGACCGCATTCTGGGACTACATCGCAAAAGAAGGCGCTCCCTTGATCGAAGAGACCGAAAATGAAGATGAAGTCTTGTTGACCTTCCTGTGGCAGGCAGAAGCTGAGGCGGACGAAAACGTGTATATCCTCGGCGGCCCGGCCGGCTGGAAGTTGGAAGAAGCCAAGCTGGTGCAGCTGCTCGATACCAATGTCTATTACCGCACCTTGCGCACCCCGCTGCGCTCGGTCGCCGAATACTATGTATCTCCGCACGACACCTTTGGCGACGACTGGTCGGCGCGCCTGCAGAACTTGCAGGAGGACCCGCTGAACCTCCATTTTCTCGTCCATCCGGCCAACCCGGACAAGCCGGCGACCCAAGATACGACGACCGCCGTGCTGGTCTATCCGGGCTTCGAGCCGAACCCGTACCGCGCCGTGCGCCAGCATGCACCGCATGGCGAGATCACGCAGCACCGCCTGAAGAGCGAGATCTTGGAAAATGAGCGCAGCGTCTGGGTCTACACGCCGCCGGGCTATACGGCCGATGGCGAGCCGTACAGCGTGCTGGTGCTGTTTGACGGCTTCGAGTACGACAAGATCGTCACGGCGCCGACGATCTTAGATAATCTGCTGGCCGATGGAAAAATTTCGCCGGTCGTCACCGTTTTCGTCAACGCCAACGACCGCCGCAACGAAGAGATGCGCGGCACGGCGATGTTTGCGCAGTTTGCAGCCGAAGAGGTCACCTCGTTTGTGCGCGAACACTACAACGTCAGCACCGACCCGGAGCGCGCGGCGATCGGCGGCTGCTCCAACGGCGGCCTGATGGGCCTGATCGTCGCGATGCAGCATCCGGACATCTACGGCAACGTCCTGTCCCAGTCCGGCTCGTTTGCCTGGGGCTACGATGGCGAGCCGGAGTGGTTCATGCATCAGCTGGAGAAAGCCGAGCAGGTGCATCTGCGCGTCTACATGGATGTCGGCACCTGTGAGCAGCCGGACATTTTTGAAGCCAACCACGCCATCCGCGACCAGCTCCGCCAAAAAGGAGCCCGCGTCCACTACGCCGAATTCAAAGGCGGCCACGACTGGGTCTGCTGGCGCGAAACGTTTGCCGATGCGGTGGTAGCGCTGTTTGGGAACTAG